The genomic DNA CGAGCACCTGCATGGCGTCGATCTCCTCCCGGATGGTGCGCGAGCCGAGGTCCGCGCACATGGCGGTCGCGCCGGAGCCGGCCACGATCAGCACGGTCACCATCGGCCCCACCTGGGTGACCGCGCCGAACGCCGCGCCCGCCCCGCTGAGATCGGCGGCGCCGAGTTCGCGCAACAGGACGTTCAAGGTGAAGCTGACCAGAACCGTGAACGGGATGGCGACCAGCAGGGTCGGTACCAGCGAGACCCGCACGATGAACCAGGACTGTTCGAAGAACTCTCTGGTCTGGAACGGTCTGCGGAACGCGAAGCGCACGGCGTCGGCGGACATGGCGAACAGGCCGCCGACGAGCTCGAACGGCCGAGCCGCCCGATCCACCGCCGCGGGCGTCCATGCGCGCCGTGTCCGCTTCATCGCCGCGCCTCAGCCGACGATCGTCGCGAAGGTCTTGCTTTCCAGGAACTCCTCGAGCCCCGCCGCACCCATCTCGCGGCCGATGCCCGACTGTTTGAAGCCGCCGAACGGCGTCTCCGGGCCGAAGTAGTGACCGCCGTTGATGCTGAACGCTCCGGCGCGGATGCGGCGCGCGACGGCGACGGCTCTGGCCTCGTCGGCGCTGTAGACCGCTCCCGCCAGACCGTACTTCGAATTGTTGGCGATGCGGACCGCGTCGTCGTCGCTGTCGAACGGGATCACCACCAGGACCGGCCCGAAGACCTCCTCCTGAGCGATCTCGCTGTCGGGGTCCACATTCGTCAGCAGCGTCGGGGTGTAGAAGAAGCCCGGATCGACGCGTTCGCCGCCGGTGACCAGCGTCGCGCCGTCGGCGATCGCGCGGCGGACCATGCCGTCGACCTTGTCGCGCTGGCGTTCGCTGATCAGCGGCCCCATATAGGTGTGCGGGTGGGCCGGGTCGCCGTAGGTGATGTTGGAGAAGTTCGTGGCGAGCATGGCGACCAGCTCGTCGTGACGTTGCCGGGGAACCAGCAGCCGGGAGGTGAGCGCGCAGCCCTGACCCGCGTGCGAGCACTGGCTGAACGCGGCGAACATGGCGGGCAGGCCGAGGCCGGCGGTGTCGAGGTCGTCCAGCACGATCATCGCCGATTTGCCGCCGAGCTCGAGGAAGACCTTTTTCACGGTCTCGCTCGCGGCCGACATGATGCGCTTGCCGGTGGCCGTCGATCCGGTGAAAGTGATCATGTCGACGTCGTCGTGGGTGGTCATCACCACGCCGATGGCCGGGTCCGAGGACGTCAGCACGTTGACCACCCCGGCCGGGATATCGGTGTGCTCGGCGATGAGCTCGCCGATCGCGAGCGTGACCAGCGGGGTGTCCGGCGCGCCCTTGAGCACCACTGTGCACCCCGCGGCCAGCGCGGGCGCGAGCTTGGCGAGAGCGAGCTGGTTGGGGTAGTTGTAGGCCACGATGGCGCTGACCACGCCCGCGCCCTCCTTCTCCACCCATCGCCGGTGCTTGGACCCCCGGACCTCCGCCTCGCCGAGTTCCTCCACGAACGGGTAGGTCCGCAGCAGATCGGCGTAATAACGCACGATCTCGATGGGTGAATCGACCTGGGCGGTGGTGAGCAGACGGGTCGCTCCCACTTCGGCGATCGTCAGCTCGCGCAGCTCTTCCCGATGTTCGGTCAAGGCGTGGTGGAGCTGGTCCAGACAGTGGACGCGGAACTCGCGGTCGGTGGCCCAGGTGGTCTCGTCGAAGGCACGGCGGGCCGCGGCGATGGCGGCGTTCACATCGGCCACACTCGCGTCCGGGGCGTGGCCGAGGACCTCGCCGGTGGCGGGGTTCAGGGTCGGGAAGGTGACCTCGCGACTCACCAACCGACCGTCGATGAGCAGGTGGCGCCGGAGATTCAGAGGCGTCGTGGACGCGGGTGTCGTGGTTTCGGTTGACATGCTTCCCCACTCACGGAAATCGTTGTGCTGGCTGGTTTTCGACGGGTGACGGTGACCGGGCCGAAGCTGACGGTCTCGCCTGGCGGCGCGATGCGCGGGACGGGGTGAACGACCGGATCACGCTAGGACGACCGGGCCGTGGGTTGCGCGGCGCCCTCGGACCGGCGGCTGCGGCCGGCCGGCGGGCTGTCGGCCTGCTCGATGTCCGCGACGAGGCTGCGCCGGAGGACTTTCCCGGTCGCAGTGGTGGGCAGTTCGTCGCGGAAGACGACGCGGTCG from Nocardia higoensis includes the following:
- a CDS encoding MlaE family ABC transporter permease — its product is MKRTRRAWTPAAVDRAARPFELVGGLFAMSADAVRFAFRRPFQTREFFEQSWFIVRVSLVPTLLVAIPFTVLVSFTLNVLLRELGAADLSGAGAAFGAVTQVGPMVTVLIVAGSGATAMCADLGSRTIREEIDAMQVLGIDPVQRLVTPRMLASGLVAFLLNNLVCVIGILGGYLFSVYVQEVNPGAFAAGITLLTGMNEVFISSVKALLFGLVAGLVACYRGLIVTGGAKAVGNAVNETVVYAFMSLFVINVVVTAIGIQMTVR
- a CDS encoding aldehyde dehydrogenase family protein, with translation MSTETTTPASTTPLNLRRHLLIDGRLVSREVTFPTLNPATGEVLGHAPDASVADVNAAIAAARRAFDETTWATDREFRVHCLDQLHHALTEHREELRELTIAEVGATRLLTTAQVDSPIEIVRYYADLLRTYPFVEELGEAEVRGSKHRRWVEKEGAGVVSAIVAYNYPNQLALAKLAPALAAGCTVVLKGAPDTPLVTLAIGELIAEHTDIPAGVVNVLTSSDPAIGVVMTTHDDVDMITFTGSTATGKRIMSAASETVKKVFLELGGKSAMIVLDDLDTAGLGLPAMFAAFSQCSHAGQGCALTSRLLVPRQRHDELVAMLATNFSNITYGDPAHPHTYMGPLISERQRDKVDGMVRRAIADGATLVTGGERVDPGFFYTPTLLTNVDPDSEIAQEEVFGPVLVVIPFDSDDDAVRIANNSKYGLAGAVYSADEARAVAVARRIRAGAFSINGGHYFGPETPFGGFKQSGIGREMGAAGLEEFLESKTFATIVG